One window from the genome of Corvus moneduloides isolate bCorMon1 chromosome 9, bCorMon1.pri, whole genome shotgun sequence encodes:
- the LOC116448254 gene encoding cytochrome c-type heme lyase, whose amino-acid sequence MGLSASSPAAAEQSPNASRQYHTASPPSECPMHQEKMSGCPMHVKTADHRTENTDDVPAHQERAYEFVACPVKSGASQVKDDIDPSNMMPPPNQQPSPGQPFPLSTVREESSIPRAHSDKKWVYPSEQMFWNAMLRKGWRWKDDDITSEDMTNIIKIHNQNNEQAWKEILKWEALHAMECPCGPSLMRFGGKAKEYSPRARIRSWMGYELPFDRHDWIVDRCGKEVRYVIDYYDGGAVDKNYQFTILDVRPALDSLSAVWDRVKVAWWRWTS is encoded by the exons ATGGGTTTGTCCGCGTCCTCCCcggctgctgcagagcagtcaCCGAATGCATCCAGGCAATATCACACGGCGTCTCCGCCGTCAGAATGTCCCATGCATCAGGAAAAAATGAGCG GTTGTCCAATGCACGTGAAGACTGCTGATCATAGAACTGAGAATACAGATGATGTTCCTGCACATCAAGAAAGAGCTTATGAGTTTGTAGCATGTCCTGTGAAGTCTGGTGCTTCTCAAGTGAAAGATGACATAGATCCCAGCAATATG ATGCCTCCTCCCAATCAGCAGCCATCCCCAGGTCAACCATTTCCACTGTCAACTGTTAGAGAAGAATCTTCTATTCCTAGAGCACATTCTGACAAGAAATGGGTCTACCCTTCAGAGCAAATGTTCTGGAATGCTATGCTAAGAAAAGG GTGGAGGTGGAAAGACGATGACATAACAAGTGAAGACATGACCAACATTATTAAGATTCATAACCAAAATAATGAGCAAGCTTGGAAGGAGATTTTGAAGTGGGAAGCTCTACATGCTAT GGAATGTCCATGTGGGCCGTCACTGATGCGGTTTGGAGGCAAAGCAAAGGAGTACTCACCAAGAGCCAGGATACGTTCATGGATGGG GTACGAGCTGCCTTTTGATCGGCATGACTGGATAGTGGACCGCTGTGGGAAGGAAGTGCGCTATGTTATCGATTACTATGATGGCGGGGCAGTGGACAAGAACTACCAGTTCACCATCCTGGATGTGCGCCCTGCGCTGGACTCGCTCTCGGCCGTCTGGGACAGAGTGAAGGTGGCCTGGTGGCGCTGGACTTCCTAA